One part of the Anaerolineales bacterium genome encodes these proteins:
- a CDS encoding DUF47 family protein, producing MSIFSKKKQNRFIELLIKQAEYSFEGMQTLQEYVRGPDPALAQQVSDIEGHADEVRRILIDELNRTFVTPLDREDIFALSLAIDDILDYAFTTVEEMALLGIQPNPFLERMVSLLTDAAREIHNAVMRLEDHPNVANDHAVRAKALENRMEAVYREAVADLFAGPRDIDHLVEMLKLREIYRHLSNAADRGDEAANVIGDIVVKKM from the coding sequence ATGAGTATATTCAGCAAGAAGAAACAGAACCGTTTCATCGAACTGTTGATCAAACAGGCGGAGTACTCCTTCGAGGGCATGCAGACCCTGCAGGAGTATGTGCGTGGACCCGATCCGGCGTTGGCCCAGCAGGTTTCCGACATCGAGGGTCACGCCGACGAGGTCCGCCGGATCCTGATCGATGAGCTGAACCGGACGTTCGTCACCCCGCTGGATCGGGAGGACATCTTCGCCCTTTCGCTGGCCATCGACGACATCTTGGACTACGCCTTCACGACGGTCGAAGAGATGGCGCTGCTTGGTATTCAGCCCAACCCGTTTCTCGAGCGCATGGTGTCGCTGCTGACCGACGCCGCGCGTGAGATCCACAATGCTGTGATGCGGCTGGAAGATCATCCCAACGTGGCGAACGATCACGCAGTACGGGCGAAGGCGCTGGAGAATCGGATGGAGGCGGTTTACCGCGAGGCCGTGGCGGATCTCTTCGCCGGCCCGCGCGATATCGACCACCTGGTCGAGATGCTGAAGCTGCGCGAGATCTACCGCCACCTATCGAATGCGGCGGACCGCGGGGACGAGGCGGCCAACGTCATCGGAGACATTGTCGTCAAGAAGATGTAA
- a CDS encoding tyrosine-type recombinase/integrase, protein MTTRKEASRLSPPERGEELPLFSRPSGPAQAPPPAGPVRRDTAISAAVNAWGEALESSGRSIHTVKAFTADLRLLAKFVGGGTPVGAVATHDIRNFLDWMLHRRKAPCSPKTYARRVTSVKAFFRWLIEAGVLDEDPAAPIPQQTVLSPLPQVLSPDEVQAALDAAAAWRQADKPDARPFTLLSLLLQTGIKKNECLTIHLNHIDLTASEGPTLFVRYGEVRKRYRERKLRLDEAWAKAYREYLSQYAPRDRVFPYSPRRLEYLLEDIGEAAGLEKHLSFNMCRWTSALGDIRDSVDRDQIRQKLGLSKIQWREVGVKLDRLAAGDPE, encoded by the coding sequence ATGACTACACGCAAGGAAGCGAGCCGCCTTTCGCCGCCCGAGCGCGGCGAAGAACTGCCGCTCTTCTCCAGACCGTCGGGACCGGCGCAGGCTCCCCCCCCGGCGGGTCCGGTGCGGCGGGACACCGCCATCAGCGCCGCCGTCAATGCTTGGGGGGAAGCGCTGGAAAGCAGCGGCCGGTCGATTCACACTGTCAAGGCCTTCACGGCCGACCTGCGTCTTCTGGCCAAGTTCGTGGGCGGCGGGACACCGGTCGGCGCGGTCGCCACCCATGACATCCGCAATTTCCTGGACTGGATGCTCCACAGGCGCAAGGCGCCGTGCAGCCCCAAGACGTATGCACGCCGCGTGACCTCGGTCAAGGCATTCTTCCGCTGGTTGATCGAGGCCGGGGTGTTGGACGAGGATCCGGCTGCGCCCATCCCGCAGCAGACCGTCCTCAGCCCCCTGCCTCAAGTCTTGAGTCCGGACGAGGTGCAGGCAGCGCTGGATGCGGCGGCCGCCTGGCGGCAGGCGGACAAGCCGGACGCCCGCCCCTTCACGCTCCTCAGCCTCTTACTTCAGACCGGGATCAAGAAGAACGAATGCCTGACGATCCACCTCAACCATATTGACCTGACAGCCAGCGAAGGGCCGACGCTGTTCGTCCGCTACGGCGAGGTCCGCAAACGGTATCGTGAGCGCAAGCTCCGCCTGGATGAGGCGTGGGCCAAGGCTTACCGCGAATACCTCAGCCAGTACGCCCCGCGTGACCGCGTGTTCCCGTATTCGCCGCGGCGGCTGGAGTATCTGCTGGAGGATATTGGCGAAGCCGCCGGCTTGGAGAAACACCTGTCATTCAACATGTGCCGATGGACAAGCGCCCTGGGAGACATCCGGGACAGCGTCGACCGCGACCAGATTCGCCAGAAACTCGGGCTGTCCAAGATTCAGTGGCGGGAGGTTGGCGTCAAGCTCGATCGGCTGGCGGCTGGAGATCCGGAGTGA
- a CDS encoding LCP family protein: MSRWARASGLVLGTALIASGCAGAPSMVPQRTELPPSPPAISPPAIQSFHTPFFPSARTPIPQATDGVAPAPTARAVRLTPAAGEQIPPPADPIPFGQQVTNVLLLGSDRRAGNEFRDDVLILVSLDPVGKQAVVLSIPRDLWVYLPGQGMQRINTSFGIGENRDYPGGGMGLLRDSIQYNLGIPVDRYVRVEMQGFEDLVDALGGVEVLVACSYTDWRLKSPEAPPEKQDSWELFTVPTGPVAMDGAQALWYSRARARSSDFDRSRRQQEVLRAVYRHLRDTNLVTRIPSMFQTLSRHASTDLTLNDLLNLAPLAADIGPASVRSRFIGREQVEDFRVPTSGAAVLVPKPDALRALLERTFSDEAWSMAGSLDGVQVEVVDASRQPGWVELAAERLAYAGVPTFSGSSAEPSDGPTLLLELQPGNDSAVQALLQVLGLDDSRVRAAPEPAARARFRLIVADDYNPCFDPTRRQSASDG, translated from the coding sequence GTGAGCCGGTGGGCCCGGGCTTCGGGACTGGTTCTAGGCACGGCGCTGATCGCTTCGGGCTGCGCTGGGGCACCGAGCATGGTGCCCCAACGGACGGAACTCCCCCCCTCGCCACCTGCAATCAGCCCTCCTGCCATTCAGTCGTTTCACACACCGTTCTTCCCGTCCGCCCGCACCCCTATCCCGCAAGCGACCGACGGCGTGGCGCCCGCTCCGACGGCACGGGCGGTCCGGCTGACCCCGGCTGCCGGAGAGCAGATCCCACCGCCGGCGGACCCGATCCCCTTCGGGCAGCAGGTCACCAATGTCCTGCTGCTCGGATCCGATCGCCGGGCCGGGAATGAGTTTCGCGATGACGTCCTGATCCTGGTGTCGCTCGACCCCGTTGGGAAGCAGGCCGTCGTACTCTCCATCCCACGCGATCTCTGGGTGTACCTTCCCGGGCAGGGCATGCAGCGCATCAACACCTCGTTTGGCATCGGCGAGAACCGAGACTATCCGGGCGGCGGAATGGGCTTGCTCCGTGACTCCATCCAGTACAACCTCGGAATCCCGGTGGACCGCTATGTGCGGGTCGAGATGCAGGGTTTCGAAGACCTGGTCGACGCGCTGGGCGGCGTCGAGGTGCTGGTCGCCTGTTCGTACACGGATTGGCGCTTGAAATCGCCGGAGGCGCCCCCCGAGAAGCAGGACAGCTGGGAGCTGTTCACGGTTCCGACCGGTCCGGTGGCCATGGATGGGGCGCAGGCATTGTGGTATTCCCGCGCCCGTGCCCGCTCATCGGATTTCGACCGTTCCCGCCGCCAGCAGGAAGTGCTGCGCGCCGTGTACCGCCACCTCCGAGACACGAACCTCGTGACCCGGATCCCGTCGATGTTCCAGACGCTGTCTCGGCACGCCTCAACCGATCTCACACTCAACGACTTGCTCAACTTGGCTCCACTGGCGGCAGACATCGGTCCGGCCTCGGTGCGCAGCCGGTTCATTGGGCGGGAGCAGGTGGAGGACTTCCGAGTCCCGACGTCCGGCGCGGCCGTGCTGGTTCCTAAACCCGATGCCCTCCGGGCCCTGCTGGAGCGCACGTTCTCGGACGAGGCCTGGTCGATGGCGGGCTCGTTGGATGGGGTGCAGGTCGAGGTGGTCGATGCCAGCCGGCAGCCGGGTTGGGTGGAGCTGGCTGCCGAGCGGCTGGCCTACGCCGGGGTTCCCACCTTCAGCGGCTCCTCCGCGGAGCCATCCGATGGCCCTACCTTGCTGCTTGAGCTTCAACCCGGAAATGATTCGGCTGTCCAGGCGCTCCTGCAGGTGCTGGGACTCGACGACTCGCGTGTGCGCGCCGCGCCAGAGCCGGCGGCGAGGGCTCGCTTCCGCCTGATCGTGGCCGACGACTACAACCCGTGCTTCGATCCAACCCGCCGGCAGTCGGCCAGCGACGGTTGA
- a CDS encoding LCP family protein, translating to MQWRARRRAFSAVAACWIVLGVACNSGTLPVASITGAQGVLVDSASTPTPFYPLAPSATPDTTATAAPPPATATPSNPWGSFAGPVEVSAIEIPPPMPAFELPPGADVILLLGSDARPNESIGRNDTIMIAVVDRTAGRVTLISVPRDLYVYIPGWRVDRVNTAEIRGGLPMLYDTIAYNFGIRPSHMARGNFTGFIQGVDLLGGIDVQVGGYLYDECGGYYHNYSPGTVHMDGFKALCYVRMRKASSDFDRLRRQQEVLIALFQRVVSLNGLARLPELHAQLSTLVQTDLGLNDLLDLLPVATAVSGDPARIRRFSIDTSMATGWRVPLSGASVLLPNRDAIQAMLEAALPS from the coding sequence ATGCAGTGGCGCGCAAGACGGCGGGCATTCTCAGCGGTCGCCGCATGCTGGATCGTCCTAGGAGTGGCCTGCAACTCGGGAACGCTGCCTGTGGCGTCCATCACGGGCGCCCAGGGCGTGCTGGTCGATTCCGCCAGCACGCCCACACCGTTCTATCCGCTGGCGCCTTCTGCCACGCCCGACACGACGGCAACGGCGGCCCCGCCGCCGGCAACCGCCACCCCTTCCAATCCGTGGGGATCCTTCGCCGGGCCGGTCGAAGTCTCCGCCATCGAGATCCCACCCCCGATGCCAGCCTTCGAGCTTCCCCCGGGCGCCGATGTGATTCTGCTGCTGGGATCCGACGCCCGACCCAACGAGAGCATCGGGCGGAACGATACGATCATGATCGCCGTGGTCGATCGGACCGCCGGTCGTGTCACCTTGATTTCGGTGCCTCGAGATCTGTACGTTTACATCCCGGGCTGGCGGGTCGACCGGGTCAACACCGCCGAGATCCGCGGCGGTCTGCCGATGCTGTATGACACGATTGCCTACAACTTCGGGATCCGGCCGAGCCACATGGCGCGCGGCAATTTCACGGGATTCATCCAGGGCGTCGACCTGCTCGGCGGGATCGATGTACAGGTCGGCGGCTACTTGTACGACGAGTGCGGAGGGTACTATCACAACTACTCGCCGGGAACGGTTCACATGGACGGCTTCAAGGCGCTGTGCTACGTTCGTATGCGTAAGGCCTCCAGTGATTTCGATCGGCTGCGCCGTCAGCAGGAAGTCCTGATTGCGCTCTTCCAGCGGGTCGTCAGTTTGAACGGGCTGGCGCGGTTGCCGGAGCTGCACGCGCAGCTCTCGACGCTGGTGCAGACCGACTTGGGCCTGAACGATCTGCTCGATCTATTGCCTGTGGCCACCGCCGTCTCCGGCGATCCGGCGCGTATTCGGAGGTTCTCGATCGACACCAGCATGGCCACAGGCTGGCGCGTTCCCCTGAGCGGTGCCTCTGTCCTGCTGCCGAACCGGGACGCCATCCAGGCGATGCTGGAGGCGGCTCTGCCTTCGTGA